TCGTGAGGTCGGTCAACTTGGCCACTTCCCCGATGCGGAACACGAGGGGCTCGGCCTCCGTCGACGACCGGCGCGCTGGGGTCATGGGCTCGTCACCTCCGATCCGCATCGTAGGCAGCACAGACCGCCGGCGCCCCGTCCGGGGACGTCGACGACCGCGGTCCGTCGCCGGTGTCCGGAGCATCGGCGTGGACGTAGCGGGCCCCGCGCGTCCACGACGCGGCGGCGCCCAGCAGGCTGGTCACGATGGCGAAGTCGAACGCGGCATGCAGGCCGGCCCGGAAGGGCGGGGTGATGAGCGTGGGGAAGAAGCCGTGGCCGAGCAGCGCCGTGCGCTGCGCGCTGTCGAGGTGCGCGAGCGCGGATGCCCCGACGAGGTGCTGGACCGGGTTGTAGCCGAGGAACGCCGCGAACAGGGTGGAGACCGGCGGCAGGTGGGCGGCGTGGCTCGCCGTGGCACGCGCCACGCCGTGCTGCACCAGCCCGTTGTAGAGGGTCTCGCTCAGCGTGGACGACAGGCCGAGGATCATCAGCGTGAAGAAGATACCGATGGAGAAGACCTGTGCCGAGTTCTGGGACGTCGTGTTCATGCCCGACCCCGCGCCGCGGTGCGCGGCCGGCAGGCTGTTCATGATGCCGGTGCGGTTGGGGGACCCGAAGGTCGCCATGCCGAGCCCTGTGACGAACAGGACCGTCCCGAACACCCAGTACGAGAAGTCGACCGGGAGCAGTTCCAGCAGCCCGAAGCAGGCCGCCGTGGCGAGCATGCCGCCGGTGGCGAACGGCCGGGCCCCGAAACGGTCCGACAGCACGCCCGACAGCGGGCCCGCGATGAGGAACCCGAGGGTCAGCGGGAGGAGGGCGATCCCGGCCCACAGCGGCGTCCGGGCGAAGTCGTACCCGTGGCTCGGCAGCCAGATCCCCTGCAGCCAGATGACGAGCATGAACATCAGCCCTCCGCGGCTGAGCGCGCCCAGGAAGCTGGCGACCACCCCCGCCGTGAAGGCGCGGATCTTGAAGAGCTGCAGGCGGAACATGGGCTCGGCCACCCGTGTCTCGATGACGCAGAAGGCCCCGAGCAGCGCAGCGCCGGTCCCGAGGGCGCCGAGCACCATGGGGTTCTCCCAGCCCATGGGGTGGTCCCGGTAGGGCTCGATCCCGTAGGTGATCCCGATCATGACGAGGACCATGCCGAGCGCGAAGGTGGCGTTGCCGGGCCAGTCGATGCGCGCCGAGCGCCGTTGGCCGAGCTCGCGCAGCTTCAGGTAGCCCCACACCGTGCCGAACAGCCCGATGGGCACCGACACCAGGAAGATGAGGCGCCAGTTGACGGGGGCCAGCAACCCGCCGAGCACCAGCCCGATGAACGTTCCGCTGATGGCCGCGCCCTGGTTCACCCCGAGGGCCAGTCCGCGCCGGTCCGGCGGGAAGGCGTCGGTGAGGATCGCCGCCGAGTTCGCCATGAGCATCGCCGCACCGAACCCCTGGAAGATGCGCATGGTGATGAGCCATATCCCCGCGGCGTGCCCGGACATCCACGTCACCGACAGCAGCAGCGAGAAGAAGGTGAAGATGGCGAAGCCGAGGTTGTAGATGCGTACCCGGCCATAGATGTCGCCGAGCCGGCCCAGGGTGACCACGAGCGCGCTCGTGACCACGAGGAAGCCGAGGATCATCCACAGCAGGTAGAAGCTGTTCCCCGGGGCGAGCGGGTCGATGCCCACCCCCCGGAAGATGTCGGGCATGGCGATGAGCACGATCGAGGCGTCGATCGTCGCCATCAGCATCCCCAGGGTGGAGATGAACAGCGCCGTCCAGCGGTAGCGGTCGCCGCCGACCGCCGGTTGGAGGCGAGGCGTCGCCAGCGTGGACGAGGTCACCGTCACCCGAGTCCGGTTGACATGACGCTGACGGTAATCTATCTTCACGTTGGCGTAAAGCTATGCCGACACCAGGCCACCCGTGACCAGATCGCTCCACCGGGCGAGCTACAAGGTCACCTTCACCGTGCTCCTGCTCGGGGTGTCGGCCTACGCCCTCCTGCAGTCGCTCGTGGTGCCGGTCCTGCCGACCATCCAGCACGACCTCCACACGTCCCAGAGCACCGTCACCTGGGTGTTGACCGCCTATCTGCTGTCCGCCTCCATCTTCACGCCGATCCTCGGACGCGTGGGTGACATGGTCGGCAAGGAGCGGATGCTGGTCGTCACGCTCGGCGCGCTCGCCCTCGGCTCCGCCATGGCCGCACTGTCCACGTCGATCGTCCTGCTCATCGTGGCCCGGGCCGTCCAGGGGATCGGCGGCGCCGTGCTGCCCCTGTCGTTCGGGATCATCCGCGACGAATTCCCGGCGACCAGGGTGGCCGGCGCAGTGGGGGTCATCGCCGCCATGGCGGCCGTCGGCGGCGGCGCCGGGGTCGTCCTCGCCGGCCCGATCGTGAGCCACCTCGACTACCACTGGCTGTTCTGGATACCGCTCGTCATCACGGTGATCGCTGCGGCGTGCACCCAGGTGTTCGTCCCCGAATCACCGGTACGGACACCGGCGCGCGTCAGCTGGCTGGCCGCCGTGCTGCTCTCGGGGTGGTTGGTGGCCCTCCTCGTCGCCGTCAGCGAGGCTCCGACGTGGGGGTGGGGTTCGGGCAGGGTCATCGGGCTGATCGTGCTGGCCGTCGTCATCGGCGGGCTGTGGATCGTGGTGGAGTCCCGGTCACGCCAGCCCCTCATCGACATGACGATGATGCGCCTTCCCGCCGTGTGGACGAACAACCTGGTCGCCTTCCTCTTCGGCATGGGCATGTACTCGGTCATGGCCTTCCTCCCCGAGTTCCTGCAGACCCCGAGGTCATCCGGCTACGGGTTCGGGGCGAGCATCATCGAGTCGGGGCTGTTCCTCCTGCCGCTCACCGTCACCATGTTCCTCTGCGGCTTGCTGTCGGGGAGGATCGCCGCTGCCGTCGGCTCCAAGACGGCCGTGGTCATCGGTTCTGCCGGGTCCGCGGCGGCGTACCTCATCCTCGCCTTCGCCAACACGCACGCGTGGCAGATCTACGCCGCCAGCACGGTGCTCGGGATCGGCCTCGGACTCGCCTTCTCGGCGATGTCCAACCTCATCGTCCAGGCGGTGCCCTCGGCCCAGACGGGCGTCGCCAGTGGGATGAACGCCAACATCCGCACCATCGGTGGCGCCATCGGCGCGGCGGTGACGTCGAGCATCGTGACGTCGCGGCTGCTCGCCACCGGGCTGCCGGCGGCATCCGGGTACAGGATGGGGTTCGCCTTCCTCGCCCTCATCACCGTGATGGCGATCGTGGCGGCGTTCTTCATCCCCGCCACGACGGCCGTCAAGGCCGACGCCGACCACGGGCCCCACCTCCAGAACGCCGAGCTGGCCCTGCTGGCGGGCGGGACGATCGCCGAGGACTGAACCGACCGGCAGCCACTTCGACGGCAGCGACCAGGCCGGGTGGTGATCCGCGGCGACGGCCCGCGTGGGCGCAGGGCTGCCGTCGGCGAGAGCGCTCCTCGGTCAGCCGCCGCCCGGCGAGCGGCCGATGACCGCACCGTTGCGCAGCACCGAGACGGGGCCGTCCTCGCTCACGGCGATCACCGTGGCGAACGGGTCGTCGTGGCTGTAGCGGCGGGCGGACGTGTGCCGGGTGCCTCCGAGCGCCTCGACGGTCCGCTCGGATGTCGCGCTCGGCACCAGCCGTACACCGAGCTGGCGCAGCACGCCGGCGGCGTCGAAGACAGCGGCGCCGTCGACCTGGGCGATGGCGTGCCGGAGCGGGGCGAGATGAGACGCCCGCCGGATCTGCAGCGGCGGTGGCGTCGGAAGCCGCTCCTCGACCCGGGGACCGGCTTCGGCGTCGGATCGGTAGATGAGCAACGCGCCGATGCCCAGTGACCCGAGATCATGGACGGCGAACTCGAGCATCGCCTCGAGCACCACCGGGTCGCCGTGGGCAGGCCCGACGGTGAGGACGTCGATCCACTCGCGCACCGGCGGCTCGTGGTGCCAACGCAGGCCCTCCCAGCGAAGGACGCCGAAGCGCCCCACGATGCGCACGGTCCCGGCGGGGTGCCGCTGCACGATCGTGGCGCCGAGCACGCCGGCCAGCACCACGAGGTCCCGCTCGGAGCCGGCCGGCCGGTCGAACACGATCCACTCGTCGGCGCCGTCGGTGCGGCGCAGGAGCCAGCTCGACAGGCCGTCGGCGAAGCGGCGTGCCGCCGGCAGGGGCTGCTCCCCCAGCGCCGCGCCGGTGATGTCGAGTTGCGTGCCCGACGCCCACGTGGCCGGATCCGTCGTCGGCTCGAGGATCGTGCCCCCACTCGCGACCCGCCGCTCGTGGACCGGCGGACGCAGCGCCAGATCGATCTCCTCCAGCAGGATCTCTCGGGCGGTCCGGGTCCCTTCGAGGCGCAGTCCGCTCTCCTCGAGCTCCTCGGCAAGTCGGCGCAGTCGCCCCGCTCCGGGCCCGGTGGCCATCAGGCTGCACGCTACCCCGACGGCCACTGATGCCGGTCGGTCCCCGGTCGATTCCCCGGCGCGTCTTCCCGCCCGCGGCGTGCCGTGTCGGGCCGCTGGCCGTCACGAACCATCACCAGCGGATGCACCGCGGACCGGTACGGTTCTTCGGGTCACGTCGTCGGTCGGGGGCCGCACCAGAGTCGATGAAGCTGATCGTTTCGGTCGTCAAGCCAATCATGATCGATCAGGTCAAGCAGGCGCTCGAGGCCTCGACACCGCCAGGACCGGCGCTGTCGGCGGCGCCAGGGGATGGGCCCGGGCGTCCACGTCGACCATCCGATCGACCTCAGACAGGAGCGGTTCGCGCACATGCACGCCATTGACACGATGTGGGTCCTCGTCTCCGCCGCCCTGGTGCTGTTCATGACGCCGGGCCTCGCGCTGTTCTATGGCGGCATGGTCCGGTCGACCCACGTGCTCGCCGTGATGATGAACAACTTCGCCGCCATCGGCGTCGTGACCGTGCTGTGGGCCCTGTTCGCCTGCAGCCTCGCCTTCGGCCATGACGCCGGCCTGGGGTTGATCGGCAACTTCTCCCTGGCCGGCCTGGGGGGCATGGCGCACGGCCTCCCGGGCTTCTCGCACTCGGGAGCGTCGCCGCTGGCCATCGTGACCTTCCAGATGATGTTCGCCGTGATCACGGCTGCTCTGATCAGCGGGGGGACGACGGACCGGATCAAGTTCACGGCCTTCGTGGTGTTCATCTGCCTGTGGCTCGTCCTCGTGTACGTGCCGCTCGCGCACTGGGTGTTCAGCCCCGAGGGGTGGCTGGCCCGACGCGGGGTGCTCGACTTCGCCGGTGGGACGGTCGTCGAGATCAATTCGGGCTTCTCCACCTTGGCCATCGTGCTCGTGCTCGGGCGACGCCGAGGATGGCCCAGCGAGGGGATGGCTCCGCACTCGGTGCCGCTGAGCCTGCTCGGTGTGGGCATTCTGTGGTTCGGCTGGTTCGGGTTCAACGCCGGCTCGTCACTCGGGATGAACAGCGTGGCGGTGTACGCCCTGGTCAACACCCAGCTGGCGGCGGCCGCCGGACTGCTCGGCTGGCTGTGCTTCGAGCGCGTCCGGGAGTCCTACGCGACGACGCTCGGCGCGGCTTCGGGCGCGGTTGCGGGCATGGTGGCCATCACGCCGTGCGCCGGCTTCGTGACGCCGATGGCCGCCCTGTTGATCGGTCTGCTCGCCGGTGTGGCCTGTGCCATGGCGGTGCGCCTCAAGTTCAGGCTCCGCTACGACGACTCCCTCGACGTTCTCGGCGTCCACGGAGTGGGTGGGTTGGTCGGCATGGTTCTTCTCGGCCTGTTCGCCTCCCGGAACATCAATTCGGGAGGCGCCAACGGCCTCTTCACCGGCGGTGGCTTCCATCTGCTGGGCATCGAGGTTCTCGCTGCCGTCGTGACCGTCGCCTTCTC
This portion of the Acidimicrobiales bacterium genome encodes:
- a CDS encoding ammonium transporter → MHAIDTMWVLVSAALVLFMTPGLALFYGGMVRSTHVLAVMMNNFAAIGVVTVLWALFACSLAFGHDAGLGLIGNFSLAGLGGMAHGLPGFSHSGASPLAIVTFQMMFAVITAALISGGTTDRIKFTAFVVFICLWLVLVYVPLAHWVFSPEGWLARRGVLDFAGGTVVEINSGFSTLAIVLVLGRRRGWPSEGMAPHSVPLSLLGVGILWFGWFGFNAGSSLGMNSVAVYALVNTQLAAAAGLLGWLCFERVRESYATTLGAASGAVAGMVAITPCAGFVTPMAALLIGLLAGVACAMAVRLKFRLRYDDSLDVLGVHGVGGLVGMVLLGLFASRNINSGGANGLFTGGGFHLLGIEVLAAVVTVAFSFTVTWCLAKAVDKAIGLRVSPEDEFAGLDLTQHAESAYSLGGMGRIGS
- a CDS encoding MFS transporter, whose translation is MTVTSSTLATPRLQPAVGGDRYRWTALFISTLGMLMATIDASIVLIAMPDIFRGVGIDPLAPGNSFYLLWMILGFLVVTSALVVTLGRLGDIYGRVRIYNLGFAIFTFFSLLLSVTWMSGHAAGIWLITMRIFQGFGAAMLMANSAAILTDAFPPDRRGLALGVNQGAAISGTFIGLVLGGLLAPVNWRLIFLVSVPIGLFGTVWGYLKLRELGQRRSARIDWPGNATFALGMVLVMIGITYGIEPYRDHPMGWENPMVLGALGTGAALLGAFCVIETRVAEPMFRLQLFKIRAFTAGVVASFLGALSRGGLMFMLVIWLQGIWLPSHGYDFARTPLWAGIALLPLTLGFLIAGPLSGVLSDRFGARPFATGGMLATAACFGLLELLPVDFSYWVFGTVLFVTGLGMATFGSPNRTGIMNSLPAAHRGAGSGMNTTSQNSAQVFSIGIFFTLMILGLSSTLSETLYNGLVQHGVARATASHAAHLPPVSTLFAAFLGYNPVQHLVGASALAHLDSAQRTALLGHGFFPTLITPPFRAGLHAAFDFAIVTSLLGAAASWTRGARYVHADAPDTGDGPRSSTSPDGAPAVCAAYDADRR
- a CDS encoding MFS transporter, with the translated sequence MTRSLHRASYKVTFTVLLLGVSAYALLQSLVVPVLPTIQHDLHTSQSTVTWVLTAYLLSASIFTPILGRVGDMVGKERMLVVTLGALALGSAMAALSTSIVLLIVARAVQGIGGAVLPLSFGIIRDEFPATRVAGAVGVIAAMAAVGGGAGVVLAGPIVSHLDYHWLFWIPLVITVIAAACTQVFVPESPVRTPARVSWLAAVLLSGWLVALLVAVSEAPTWGWGSGRVIGLIVLAVVIGGLWIVVESRSRQPLIDMTMMRLPAVWTNNLVAFLFGMGMYSVMAFLPEFLQTPRSSGYGFGASIIESGLFLLPLTVTMFLCGLLSGRIAAAVGSKTAVVIGSAGSAAAYLILAFANTHAWQIYAASTVLGIGLGLAFSAMSNLIVQAVPSAQTGVASGMNANIRTIGGAIGAAVTSSIVTSRLLATGLPAASGYRMGFAFLALITVMAIVAAFFIPATTAVKADADHGPHLQNAELALLAGGTIAED
- a CDS encoding diadenylate cyclase, encoding MATGPGAGRLRRLAEELEESGLRLEGTRTAREILLEEIDLALRPPVHERRVASGGTILEPTTDPATWASGTQLDITGAALGEQPLPAARRFADGLSSWLLRRTDGADEWIVFDRPAGSERDLVVLAGVLGATIVQRHPAGTVRIVGRFGVLRWEGLRWHHEPPVREWIDVLTVGPAHGDPVVLEAMLEFAVHDLGSLGIGALLIYRSDAEAGPRVEERLPTPPPLQIRRASHLAPLRHAIAQVDGAAVFDAAGVLRQLGVRLVPSATSERTVEALGGTRHTSARRYSHDDPFATVIAVSEDGPVSVLRNGAVIGRSPGGG